One part of the Eucalyptus grandis isolate ANBG69807.140 chromosome 10, ASM1654582v1, whole genome shotgun sequence genome encodes these proteins:
- the LOC104422626 gene encoding LOW QUALITY PROTEIN: high affinity nitrate transporter 2.7 (The sequence of the model RefSeq protein was modified relative to this genomic sequence to represent the inferred CDS: deleted 2 bases in 1 codon) — MEADGSRPTKQPGPPPSFGQLPVDPSGRATAFRPFSAPAPHMRAFHLAWLSLFACFFATFSIPPLLPVIRRDLGLSPADVGAAGVASFAGAILSRLAMGPACDLVGPRAASAALSLLTAPAILAAGLVTTPAGFVAVRFFVGFSIANFVANQFWMSSMFAGDIVGLANGVAAGWANVGSGLTQLVMPLIYTSLVEHLHVSSSSAWRVSFVVPAVFQIVTAIMVLAFGQDLPSGNYKRNLNNTETQKYRNGEASKEGFFDVLMHGLRNYRGWILGLTYGYCFGVELTADNVLAQYFYDRFGVSLQAAGLIVATFGAANCVTRPAGGVASDMLGRRFGMRGRLWGLWAAQTAAGLLCVWLGRVGSLWGSIAVMCCFGVFVQAAAGLTFGVVPFVSKRSLGVISGMTGSGGTVGAVVTQLLLFSGSEMPRQTSISLMGLLMLVCTLPVALIYFPQWGGMFCGPSDDPDADKEEYSLLD; from the exons ATGGAAGCCGACGGCAGCCGACCCACGAAGCAACCCGGCCCTCCCCCCTCCTTCGGCCAGCTCCCGGTGGACCCGAGCGGCAGGGCCACCGCGTTCCGCCCCTTCTCGGCGCCGGCC CCCCACATGCGCGCCTTCCACCTCGCGTGGCTCTCCCTCTTCGCTTGCTTCTTCGCCACCTTCTCCATCCCCCCGCTCCTCCCCGTCATCCGCCGCGACCTCGGCCTCTCCCCGGCCGACGTCGGCGCCGCCGGCGTCGCCTCCTTCGCCGGCGCCATCCTCTCCCGCCTCGCCATGGGCCCCGCCTGCGACCTCGTGGGGCCccgcgccgcctccgccgcgcTCTCCCTCCTCACCGCGCCCGCCATCCTCGCGGCCGGCCTCGTCACCACCCCGGCGGGGTTCGTCGCGGTGCGGTTCTTCGTCGGGTTCTCCATCGCCAACTTCGTGGCGAACCAGTTCTGGATGAGCTCCATGTTCGCCGGGGACATCGTCGGCCTGGCCAACGGGGTCGCCGCCGGGTGGGCCAACGTGGGGTCAGGGCTGACTCAGCTGGTGATGCCACTCATCTACACCTCCCTAGTGGAGCACCTCCACGTGTCGTCGTCCTCGGCGTGGCGAGTGTCCTTCGTCGTACCGGCGGTGTTCCAGATCGTCACCGCGATCATGGTCCTAGCGTTTGGCCAGGACTTGCCCAGCGGTAACTACAAACGCAACCTCAATAACACCGAAACCCAGAAGTACAGGAACGGCGAGGCCTCGAAAGAGGGCTTCTTCGACGTTCTCATGCACGGCCTGAGGAATTACAGAGGGTGGATCCTCGGCCTGACGTACGGATACTGCTTCGGGGTCGAGCTGACGGCGGACAACGTGCTGGCGCAGTACTTCTACGACCGGTTCGGGGTGAGTCTGCAGGCGGCGGGGCTGATCGTGGCGACCTTCGGGGCGGCGAACTGCGTGACGAGGCCGGCCGGAGGGGTGGCCTCCGACATGCTGGGGCGGAGGTTCGGGATGAGGGGGCGGCTGTGGGGGCTGTGGGCGGCGCAGACGGCGGCGGGGCTGCTGTGCGTGTGGCTCGGGCGGGTCGGCTCCCTCTGGGGCTCCATCGCGGTCATGTGTTGCTTCGGCGTGTTCGTCCAGGCCGCCGCCGGGCTCACGTTCGGCGTGGTTCCTTTCGTCTCCAAGCG GTCGCTCGGAGTGATCTCGGGGATGACGGGGAGCGGAGGGACGGTGGGGGCGGTCGTGACGCAACTGCTCTTGTTCTCCGGCTCCGAGATGCCGAGGCAGACGAGCATATCGCTGATGGGCCTCCTGATGCTCGTCTGCACCCTCCCCGTCGCCCTCATCTACTTCCCGCAGTGGGGCGGCATGTTCTGCGGTCCGTCCGATGATCCGGATGCGGACAAGGAAGAGTACTCCTTGTTGGATTGA
- the LOC104422627 gene encoding chaperone protein dnaJ C76, chloroplastic isoform X1 codes for MSASLGLAHQSLAPKHSDFRHVYLNTRKPVSSCRQRYGVVTCCGGRAKRSFRSEKNYYELLGVSADSSSREIREAYRKLQKKHHPDVAGQKGHEYTLLLNEAYAVLMRDNLRRDYDAITGQARTRFRGDCSNIGYSSWKGPLRSQALFVDANACIGCRECVHHSSNTFVMDEELGCAKVRVQYGDDEQKLQVSVESCPVNCIYWVEREELGLLEFLTQPQPKDGYGVFGGGWERPSNVFMAAKTLSKQLKEQPATATPFTATAATEEETPAQAKARADASMKIKMEKFSRFWKLIELFGLNTWNKK; via the exons ATGTCGGCCTCTCTAGGACTTGCTCATCAATCCCTAGCGCCGAAACACTCCGATTTTCGTCACGTCTATCTCAATACCAGGAAGCCCGTTTCGAG CTGCAGGCAGAGATATGGAGTCGTCACGTGTTGTGGCGGAAGGGCCAAAAGGAGCTTTAGATCAGAAAAGAACTACTACGAGCTGCTCGGGGTTTCGGCAGATTCGAGCTCGCGAGAAATCAGAGAAGCTTATAGGAAGCTGCAAAAGAAGCATCACCCTGATGTCGCGGGCCAAAAG GGTCATGAGTATACTCTGCTGCTGAACGAGGCTTATGCGGTGTTGATGAGAGACAATCTAAGGAGAGACTACGATGCCATCACCGGTCAAGCGAGGACAAGATTCAGAGGAGACTGTTCGAACATAGGTTATAGCTCGTGGAAAGGGCCTCTAAGATCGCAGGCTCTGTTTGTAGATGCAAATGCATGCATAG GATGCAGAGAATGCGTGCATCACTCGAGCAACACGTTTGTCATGGACGAAGAACTTGGATGCGCTAAAGTGAGAGTCCAGTATGGGGATGATGAGCAGAAGCTGCAG GTGTCGGTGGAGTCGTGCCCGGTGAACTGCATATACTGGGTGGAGAGGGAAGAGCTAGGACTGCTGGAGTTTCTGACACAGCCTCAGCCGAAGGACGGTTATGGCGTGTTTGGCGGCGGCTGGGAAAGACCTTCAAATGTTTTCATGGCAGCAAAGACACTTTCCAAGCAACTCAAAGAACAACCCGCGACTG CCACACCCTTCACAGCCACAGCAGCAACTGAAGAGGAAACACCTGCTCAAGCTAAGGCACGGGCCGATGCTAGCATGAAGATTAAAATGGAGAAGTTCTCGAGATTCTGGAAACTCATCGAACTTTTCGGCTTAAACACATGGAATAAGAAGTGA
- the LOC104422627 gene encoding chaperone protein dnaJ C76, chloroplastic isoform X2 yields MSASLGLAHQSLAPKHSDFRHVYLNTRKPVSRQRYGVVTCCGGRAKRSFRSEKNYYELLGVSADSSSREIREAYRKLQKKHHPDVAGQKGHEYTLLLNEAYAVLMRDNLRRDYDAITGQARTRFRGDCSNIGYSSWKGPLRSQALFVDANACIGCRECVHHSSNTFVMDEELGCAKVRVQYGDDEQKLQVSVESCPVNCIYWVEREELGLLEFLTQPQPKDGYGVFGGGWERPSNVFMAAKTLSKQLKEQPATATPFTATAATEEETPAQAKARADASMKIKMEKFSRFWKLIELFGLNTWNKK; encoded by the exons ATGTCGGCCTCTCTAGGACTTGCTCATCAATCCCTAGCGCCGAAACACTCCGATTTTCGTCACGTCTATCTCAATACCAGGAAGCCCGTTTCGAG GCAGAGATATGGAGTCGTCACGTGTTGTGGCGGAAGGGCCAAAAGGAGCTTTAGATCAGAAAAGAACTACTACGAGCTGCTCGGGGTTTCGGCAGATTCGAGCTCGCGAGAAATCAGAGAAGCTTATAGGAAGCTGCAAAAGAAGCATCACCCTGATGTCGCGGGCCAAAAG GGTCATGAGTATACTCTGCTGCTGAACGAGGCTTATGCGGTGTTGATGAGAGACAATCTAAGGAGAGACTACGATGCCATCACCGGTCAAGCGAGGACAAGATTCAGAGGAGACTGTTCGAACATAGGTTATAGCTCGTGGAAAGGGCCTCTAAGATCGCAGGCTCTGTTTGTAGATGCAAATGCATGCATAG GATGCAGAGAATGCGTGCATCACTCGAGCAACACGTTTGTCATGGACGAAGAACTTGGATGCGCTAAAGTGAGAGTCCAGTATGGGGATGATGAGCAGAAGCTGCAG GTGTCGGTGGAGTCGTGCCCGGTGAACTGCATATACTGGGTGGAGAGGGAAGAGCTAGGACTGCTGGAGTTTCTGACACAGCCTCAGCCGAAGGACGGTTATGGCGTGTTTGGCGGCGGCTGGGAAAGACCTTCAAATGTTTTCATGGCAGCAAAGACACTTTCCAAGCAACTCAAAGAACAACCCGCGACTG CCACACCCTTCACAGCCACAGCAGCAACTGAAGAGGAAACACCTGCTCAAGCTAAGGCACGGGCCGATGCTAGCATGAAGATTAAAATGGAGAAGTTCTCGAGATTCTGGAAACTCATCGAACTTTTCGGCTTAAACACATGGAATAAGAAGTGA
- the LOC104422628 gene encoding sirohydrochlorin ferrochelatase, chloroplastic, giving the protein MGTSLGAAAWMPLRLGGGPFRSRNALVRSCLKPENGGFGPRSFGIGERDGLIIVDHGSRRRESNLMLNEFVAMFRDKTGYPTVEPAHMELAEPSIKDAFSSCVRRGVTRVIVTPFFLFPGRHWHKDIPSLTAEAAKEHPGVSYIITAPLGLHELLVDVVNDRIKHCLSHVEGAADECEACVGTGKCRIY; this is encoded by the exons ATGGGAACAAGTCTCGGAGCTGCGGCCTGGATGCCTTTAAGATTGGGGGGAGGTCCGTTTAGAAGTAGAAATGCTTTGGTAAGATCATGCTTGAAGCCTGAAAATGGAGGATTTGGACCGAGGTCTTTCGGGATTGGTGAAAGAGATGGTCTCATCATTGTTGACCATGGGTCGAGGCGTAGAGAATCGAATCTCATGCTTA ATGAGTTCGTGGCCATGTTTCGAGATAAAACTGGGTACCCAACTGTGGAGCCTGCTCACATG GAGCTGGCAGAACCATCTATAAAGGATGCATTCAGTTCATGTGTTCGCCGAGGGGTAACTCGTGTAATTGTCACCccattctttctctttcctggGAGACATTGGCACAAG GATATTCCTTCTCTGACAGCTGAAGCTGCAAAGGAGCACCCTGGTGTCTCTTATATTATAACTGCACCTCTCGGCTTGCACGAGCTACTTGTG GACGTCGTGAATGACAGGATCAAACACTGCCTGAGCCATGTAGAAGGAGCTGCAGATGAGTGTGAAGCTTGTGTAGGTACAGGCAAATGCAGAATCTATTAG